A portion of the Cytophagales bacterium genome contains these proteins:
- a CDS encoding type II toxin-antitoxin system PemK/MazF family toxin, with protein sequence MEFSEGQIWLINFDPSIGHEYKKVRPGLIIESDEFIESGNLITIIPISSKTEKKIELDVYLSKSETNRLMKDSLIKTRQISSFDKRRFIKLIGNCENHILLSVKEAIKKYLSI encoded by the coding sequence TTTAGTGAAGGCCAAATTTGGTTAATTAATTTTGACCCAAGTATTGGACACGAATATAAAAAAGTGCGGCCCGGATTGATCATAGAGAGTGATGAATTTATTGAATCAGGGAATCTGATAACTATAATTCCCATCTCCTCTAAAACGGAAAAGAAAATCGAACTTGATGTTTACCTCTCAAAATCTGAAACAAATCGGTTGATGAAGGATTCCCTTATAAAAACCAGACAAATCAGCTCATTTGATAAAAGGAGATTCATAAAGTTGATTGGAAATTGTGAAAATCATATATTATTATCCGTAAAAGAAGCTATAAAAAAATACCTATCAATCTGA